Proteins encoded in a region of the Streptomyces liliiviolaceus genome:
- a CDS encoding glycosyltransferase family 4 protein: MRVVIVTESFPPDVNGVAHCALQTARHLVERGHTPVVVAPATSPKLSTPSEQSGASFGTASEAAAPCPVVRIPSLPLPGYPQVRVALPSRRVAAAITAHRADIVHLASPFVLGVRGMAAAGRLGIPAVAVYQTDLAGYARTYISTGEATAWRRIRSVHAAADRTLAPSTAALHDLEAHGVPRVRLWPRGVDTVRFRPQHRDDALRRELAPNGELIVGYVGRLAPEKQIELLAGACGLPGVRVVVVGDGPSRPSLDQALPGAVFLGRRTGDELARIFASLDVFVHTGPFETFCQTVQEAMASGVPVVAPAAGGPLDLVAHGRTGLLVPPRDEAAVRDAVWSLAADPALRAAYGAEARRTVEGRTWAAVGDALIEHYTDVLAGRAAVAA; encoded by the coding sequence ATGCGTGTCGTCATCGTCACCGAGTCCTTTCCCCCCGATGTGAACGGCGTGGCCCACTGCGCGCTCCAGACCGCCCGGCATCTCGTCGAACGCGGTCACACCCCCGTTGTCGTCGCTCCGGCAACCTCCCCCAAGCTCTCGACCCCCTCCGAACAGTCGGGCGCCTCCTTCGGGACCGCGTCCGAGGCCGCCGCACCGTGCCCCGTCGTCCGCATCCCGTCCCTGCCGCTCCCCGGCTACCCCCAGGTCCGCGTCGCCCTCCCCAGCCGACGCGTCGCCGCCGCGATCACCGCACACCGCGCCGACATCGTGCACCTGGCCAGCCCCTTCGTCCTCGGCGTCCGCGGCATGGCCGCCGCCGGCCGCCTCGGCATCCCCGCCGTGGCCGTCTACCAGACCGACCTCGCCGGCTACGCCCGTACGTACATCAGCACCGGCGAGGCCACCGCCTGGCGCCGTATCCGCTCCGTCCACGCCGCCGCCGACCGCACCCTCGCCCCGTCCACCGCCGCCCTGCACGACCTGGAGGCGCACGGTGTGCCCCGGGTGCGGCTGTGGCCGCGGGGCGTCGACACCGTCCGCTTCCGCCCCCAGCACCGGGACGACGCCCTCCGCCGTGAACTCGCCCCGAACGGCGAACTGATCGTCGGCTACGTGGGCCGGCTCGCCCCCGAGAAGCAGATCGAACTCCTCGCCGGAGCCTGCGGTCTGCCGGGCGTACGCGTGGTCGTCGTCGGTGACGGCCCGAGCCGGCCGAGCCTCGACCAGGCGCTGCCGGGAGCCGTCTTCCTCGGGCGCCGCACCGGCGACGAACTCGCCCGGATCTTCGCCTCCCTGGACGTCTTCGTGCACACCGGCCCCTTCGAGACCTTCTGCCAGACCGTCCAGGAGGCGATGGCCAGCGGCGTACCGGTCGTCGCCCCCGCCGCGGGCGGTCCGCTGGACCTGGTGGCGCACGGGCGCACCGGGCTGCTCGTGCCCCCGCGCGACGAGGCCGCCGTGCGCGACGCCGTGTGGTCGCTCGCCGCCGACCCCGCCCTGCGGGCCGCCTACGGCGCCGAGGCACGGCGTACCGTCGAGGGCCGCACCTGGGCCGCCGTCGGGGACGCGCTCATCGAGCACTACACGGACGTCCTCGCCGGACGGGCGGCGGTGGCGGCATGA
- a CDS encoding glycosyltransferase, with amino-acid sequence MNESLNIVRLANFVAPSSGGLRTALRELGAGYLAAGHRPVLIVPGERASDRETEQGRVITLPGPLLPGTGGYRVLTDRRRVAALLETLAPDRLEVSDRTTLRWTGVWARRARVPAVMVSHETADGVLRTWGMSPGLARRTSDALNLRTAHHYARIVCTTEFAEREFVRIGARNVVRAPLGVDLEGRHPALRDPAIRARYARVDQTLLVMCSRLSVEKRPGTALDALEALLRGGRRAVLVVAGDGPLRARLEQRARERRLPVTFLGHVADRALLGGLQASADVCLAPGPAETFGLAALEAMACGTPVVASATSALPEVIGSAGATAADTGTAFGAAIGMLLDRPEDERREAARARAACFGWPAAVEAFLAAHDAAVRVGAPRESLPAAALRAVPRPREGVV; translated from the coding sequence ATGAACGAGTCTCTGAACATCGTGCGGCTCGCCAACTTCGTCGCCCCCTCCTCGGGGGGCCTGCGGACCGCGCTGCGCGAACTGGGCGCCGGTTACCTGGCGGCCGGGCACCGGCCCGTCCTGATCGTGCCCGGCGAACGCGCCTCTGACCGCGAGACCGAACAGGGGCGCGTCATCACCCTGCCGGGCCCGCTGCTGCCCGGCACCGGCGGCTACCGCGTCCTCACCGACAGGCGGCGCGTGGCGGCGCTCCTGGAGACGCTGGCCCCCGACCGCCTGGAGGTCTCCGACCGTACGACGCTGCGCTGGACCGGCGTCTGGGCGCGGCGCGCCCGGGTGCCCGCGGTGATGGTCTCCCACGAGACCGCCGACGGCGTGCTGCGCACCTGGGGCATGTCGCCCGGCCTCGCCCGGCGGACCTCGGACGCCCTCAACCTCCGTACCGCGCACCACTACGCGCGGATCGTGTGCACCACGGAGTTCGCGGAGCGCGAGTTCGTCCGCATCGGCGCCCGCAACGTCGTACGCGCCCCGCTGGGCGTCGACCTGGAGGGGCGCCACCCCGCGCTGCGGGACCCGGCGATCCGGGCCCGGTACGCGCGCGTGGACCAGACCCTGCTGGTGATGTGCTCCAGGCTGTCCGTCGAGAAACGGCCCGGTACGGCACTGGACGCGCTGGAGGCGCTGCTGCGGGGCGGGCGGCGCGCGGTGCTCGTCGTGGCGGGTGACGGACCGCTGCGGGCCCGGCTCGAACAGCGGGCGCGTGAACGGCGGCTGCCCGTCACCTTCCTCGGCCATGTCGCCGACCGCGCGCTCCTCGGCGGACTGCAGGCTTCCGCCGACGTGTGTCTGGCACCGGGGCCCGCCGAGACGTTCGGGCTCGCCGCCCTGGAGGCCATGGCCTGCGGCACGCCCGTCGTCGCCAGCGCCACCTCCGCCCTCCCGGAGGTGATCGGCTCCGCCGGAGCCACCGCCGCGGACACCGGGACGGCCTTCGGCGCCGCGATCGGAATGCTCCTGGACCGGCCCGAGGACGAACGCCGGGAAGCGGCACGCGCGCGTGCGGCCTGTTTCGGATGGCCGGCCGCCGTGGAGGCGTTCCTGGCCGCCCACGACGCGGCCGTCCGGGTGGGGGCGCCGCGGGAATCGCTCCCCGCCGCCGCTCTCCGTGCCGTGCCGCGGCCCAGGGAGGGCGTCGTATGA